The Nocardioides pantholopis genome window below encodes:
- the tatC gene encoding twin-arginine translocase subunit TatC has product MALSDHLRELRARLVKAALVLVVAFVVALFFYDFLLDLILRPYNDAKQALPESVDTKAYIASAGGPLLLQLKLCGVAAIVASSPFWLYQIWAFLVPGLHAHEKRWTRVFIAVAGPLFFLGVATAYYVLPKGLEVLIGFTPDGLENLVEFGEYFSFFVRMLLIFGIAFEIPLFVILLNLAGVVSGKALGRYRPWIIIGTFVFAAVATPSTDPFSMLMLAIPMLFLFVVAEVVARSVDRARGRGRGTEQWSDDELSPI; this is encoded by the coding sequence ATGGCCCTCTCCGACCACCTGCGGGAGCTGCGGGCCCGGCTGGTCAAGGCGGCCCTCGTACTCGTGGTCGCCTTCGTCGTCGCCCTGTTCTTCTACGACTTCCTGCTCGACCTGATCCTGCGCCCGTACAACGACGCCAAGCAGGCGCTGCCGGAGTCGGTCGACACCAAGGCCTACATCGCCAGCGCCGGCGGTCCGCTGCTGCTGCAGCTGAAGCTGTGCGGGGTCGCGGCGATCGTCGCGTCCAGCCCGTTCTGGCTCTACCAGATCTGGGCCTTCCTGGTCCCCGGCCTGCACGCCCACGAGAAGCGCTGGACCCGGGTCTTCATCGCGGTCGCCGGGCCGCTGTTCTTCCTCGGGGTCGCGACGGCGTACTACGTCCTCCCCAAGGGCCTCGAGGTGCTGATCGGGTTCACCCCGGACGGGCTGGAGAACCTCGTCGAGTTCGGCGAGTACTTCAGCTTCTTCGTCCGGATGCTGCTGATCTTCGGCATCGCCTTCGAGATCCCGCTGTTCGTGATCCTGCTGAACCTCGCCGGGGTGGTCTCGGGCAAGGCGCTGGGGCGCTACCGCCCCTGGATCATCATCGGCACCTTCGTCTTCGCCGCCGTGGCGACGCCGTCCACGGACCCGTTCTCGATGCTGATGCTCGCGATCCCGATGCTGTTCCTCTTCGTGGTCGCCGAGGTCGTGGCCCGCTCGGTCGACCGCGCCCGCGGTCGGGGGCGCGGCACCGAGCAGTGGTCCGACGACGAGCTCTCGCCGATCTGA
- the tatA gene encoding Sec-independent protein translocase subunit TatA has protein sequence MITPLVAGLGPTELLIILAVLVLLFGATKLPELARGSGRALRIFKAETKGLMDDDKDETDPDRSAPRARPVEPRELSARQAELDAEAERQRRGDTTA, from the coding sequence ATGATCACCCCACTTGTCGCCGGACTGGGCCCGACCGAGCTGCTCATCATCCTGGCCGTCCTGGTGCTCCTCTTCGGCGCCACGAAACTTCCCGAGCTCGCCCGCGGCAGCGGCCGCGCGCTGCGCATCTTCAAGGCCGAGACCAAGGGCCTGATGGACGACGACAAGGACGAGACGGACCCCGACCGGTCGGCTCCCCGGGCGCGCCCCGTCGAGCCCCGTGAGCTGAGCGCCCGCCAGGCCGAGCTCGACGCCGAGGCCGAGCGCCAGCGGCGCGGCGACACGACTGCCTGA
- a CDS encoding helix-turn-helix transcriptional regulator: MSARQTASAGAKEQVARLLTLVPYLHARGGVRLEDAGRDLGVAPQQLLKDLKVLLMCGLPGGYPDDLIDVDLDALEDPEGDGVIRVSNADYLARPLRLTPTEATAVIVALRALRNGAGADTREVVDRALAKLEAAAAEGAPQIDPGQDAVDADLALLATRLQDAADRHRQVRLSYYVPSRDEESDRVVDPRGVVTAHGFDYLDAWCHVAEAPRLFRLDRISVAEVLDTPIVSAPEPPRDLADGLFARSSDTTRVTLRLAPEARWVTEYYPVEEVRAQSDGSLEVDLLVADEQWLTRLLLRLAPHATVVDPPQYAESYRAAARDALRLYRHSDVG; encoded by the coding sequence ATGAGCGCGCGCCAGACGGCCTCGGCTGGGGCCAAGGAGCAGGTGGCCCGCCTGCTGACCCTGGTGCCGTACCTGCACGCCCGCGGCGGCGTCCGCCTCGAGGACGCCGGCCGCGACCTCGGCGTCGCCCCGCAGCAGCTGCTCAAGGACCTCAAGGTGCTGCTCATGTGCGGGCTGCCGGGCGGCTACCCCGACGACCTCATCGACGTCGACCTCGATGCGCTCGAGGACCCCGAGGGCGACGGCGTCATCAGGGTCTCGAACGCGGACTACCTCGCGCGGCCGCTGCGCCTCACACCCACCGAGGCGACCGCGGTGATCGTGGCGCTACGAGCCCTGCGCAACGGCGCCGGCGCGGACACCCGCGAGGTCGTCGACCGGGCGCTGGCCAAGCTCGAGGCCGCCGCCGCCGAGGGCGCCCCGCAGATCGACCCCGGCCAGGACGCCGTCGACGCCGACCTCGCCCTGCTCGCCACCCGGCTCCAGGACGCGGCGGACCGGCACCGGCAGGTCCGGCTGAGCTACTACGTGCCCTCGCGCGACGAGGAGTCCGACCGCGTGGTCGACCCGCGCGGCGTCGTCACCGCCCACGGGTTCGACTACCTCGACGCCTGGTGCCACGTCGCGGAGGCGCCCCGGCTCTTCCGGCTGGACCGGATCTCGGTCGCCGAGGTGCTCGACACGCCGATCGTCTCGGCCCCCGAGCCGCCCCGGGACCTCGCGGACGGGCTGTTCGCCCGGTCCTCCGACACCACCCGGGTCACGCTGCGGCTGGCCCCGGAGGCGCGCTGGGTCACCGAGTACTACCCGGTCGAGGAGGTCCGAGCGCAGAGCGACGGGAGCCTCGAGGTGGACCTGCTCGTCGCCGACGAGCAGTGGCTGACCCGGCTGCTGCTGCGGCTCGCTCCGCACGCCACCGTCGTCGACCCGCCGCAGTACGCCGAGTCCTACCGGGCGGCGGCGCGGGACGCCCTGCGCCTCTACCGCCACAGCGACGTAGGATGA
- a CDS encoding helix-turn-helix transcriptional regulator, with amino-acid sequence MSVRKSERLLNLLIMLLVQRTYVSKARIRSILYPGANDEAFEKMFERDKEELRSLGVPIEVGSIDPLFEDEPGYRIPADEFALPAIDLLPDEAAVVGLATRVWQHARLAEATTEAVRKLTALGVDVDVSALDIVEPRLSADEPSFDVFWEATQERTPVAFDYARPGQDQVATRHLQPWGVVRYAGRWYVVGHDTDRGEERVFRLSRVQGQARKTGRPGSYEVPAGTDIREVARRLAPAPVTEEVVLLVRAGAGHLLRRGATAVQPGVPGPDDRTAWDRLTLTRGALGLADEILGHGPDVYVESPPALREAVVARLAAAVGESA; translated from the coding sequence ATGAGCGTGCGCAAGAGTGAGCGGCTGCTCAACCTGCTCATCATGCTGCTGGTGCAGCGCACCTACGTCAGCAAGGCCCGGATCCGCTCGATCCTCTATCCCGGCGCCAACGACGAGGCGTTCGAGAAGATGTTCGAGCGCGACAAGGAGGAGCTGCGCAGCCTCGGCGTCCCGATCGAGGTCGGCAGCATCGACCCGCTGTTCGAGGACGAGCCCGGCTACCGGATCCCCGCCGACGAGTTCGCGCTGCCGGCGATCGACCTGCTCCCCGACGAGGCAGCGGTCGTCGGCCTCGCGACCCGGGTCTGGCAGCACGCCCGGCTGGCCGAGGCGACCACCGAGGCGGTCCGCAAGCTGACCGCGCTCGGCGTGGACGTCGACGTCTCCGCGCTCGACATCGTCGAGCCCCGGCTCTCCGCCGACGAGCCGTCCTTCGACGTCTTCTGGGAGGCCACCCAGGAGCGCACCCCCGTCGCCTTCGACTACGCCCGCCCCGGCCAGGACCAGGTCGCGACCCGGCACCTCCAGCCCTGGGGCGTGGTCCGGTACGCCGGGCGCTGGTACGTCGTGGGCCACGACACCGACCGCGGCGAGGAGCGGGTCTTCCGGCTCTCCCGGGTGCAGGGGCAGGCCCGCAAGACCGGCCGCCCCGGCTCCTACGAGGTCCCGGCCGGCACCGACATCCGCGAGGTCGCGCGGCGTCTCGCCCCGGCGCCGGTGACCGAGGAGGTCGTCCTCCTGGTCCGGGCCGGCGCCGGCCACCTGCTGCGGCGCGGGGCGACGGCAGTGCAGCCGGGCGTCCCCGGCCCCGACGACCGGACCGCCTGGGACCGGCTCACGCTGACCCGCGGCGCGCTCGGTCTCGCCGACGAGATCCTCGGGCACGGACCGGACGTGTACGTCGAGTCGCCGCCGGCGCTGCGCGAGGCCGTGGTCGCGCGGCTGGCAGCGGCCGTGGGGGAGTCCGCATGA
- a CDS encoding FKBP-type peptidyl-prolyl cis-trans isomerase, translating into MAVLLPALLLGLTACGGDDGEDDEGVSRLDAVSISGDPGTAPEVSWKDRMSAGKVEVEVLVEGDGPEVKTGEDVQANIWVGNGYSQQETWSTYAEGGAQSLTVDEEQLAPVFVEALEGHPRGSRVAVTASAEEAFGETGNPGLGIGNKDAVLLVVDIADQALAAPQGAKQKAPAWAPKITTNRKGLVSGLDFAGTPEPSDKLRTAYLVKGEGAKVAKGQSVTVDYLGQVYGAKKPFDQSYGKKPMTTQIGVGAVVPGWDQGLVGVPVGSRVLLAIPPKLGYGEKGQKDAGIKGTDTLYFVVDVLGAI; encoded by the coding sequence GTGGCCGTCCTGCTCCCTGCGCTCCTCCTCGGTCTGACTGCCTGCGGCGGCGATGACGGCGAGGACGACGAGGGCGTCTCGCGCCTGGACGCGGTGAGCATCAGCGGCGACCCCGGCACGGCTCCCGAGGTGTCCTGGAAGGACCGGATGAGCGCCGGCAAGGTCGAGGTCGAGGTGCTCGTCGAGGGTGACGGCCCGGAGGTCAAGACCGGCGAGGACGTCCAGGCCAACATCTGGGTCGGCAACGGCTACAGCCAGCAGGAGACCTGGAGCACGTACGCCGAGGGCGGCGCCCAGTCGCTGACCGTGGACGAGGAGCAGCTCGCGCCGGTCTTCGTGGAGGCGCTCGAGGGTCACCCCCGCGGCTCCCGGGTCGCCGTCACCGCCTCGGCCGAGGAGGCCTTCGGCGAGACCGGCAACCCGGGCCTCGGCATCGGCAACAAGGACGCCGTCCTGCTCGTGGTCGACATCGCCGACCAGGCCCTCGCCGCGCCGCAGGGCGCCAAGCAGAAGGCCCCGGCCTGGGCGCCGAAGATCACCACGAACCGCAAGGGCCTGGTCTCCGGCCTCGACTTCGCGGGGACCCCCGAGCCCAGCGACAAGCTACGCACGGCGTACCTCGTCAAGGGCGAGGGCGCCAAGGTCGCCAAGGGTCAGTCGGTCACCGTCGACTACCTCGGCCAGGTGTACGGCGCGAAGAAGCCCTTCGACCAGAGCTACGGCAAGAAGCCGATGACGACCCAGATCGGCGTCGGCGCCGTGGTCCCGGGCTGGGACCAGGGCCTGGTCGGCGTTCCGGTCGGCAGCCGGGTGCTGCTGGCGATCCCGCCGAAGCTCGGGTACGGCGAGAAGGGCCAGAAGGACGCCGGCATCAAGGGCACCGACACGCTGTACTTCGTCGTCGACGTGCTCGGCGCGATCTGA
- the pafA gene encoding Pup--protein ligase has product MDRRIFGIENEYGVTCTFKGQRRLSPDEVARYLFRKVVSWGRSSNVFLRNGARLYLDVGSHPEYATPECDDIVELVTHDKAGERVLEGLLQDAEQRLHDEGIAGEIYLFKNNTDSAGNSYGCHENYLVGRAGEFSRLADILIPFLVTRQMVVGAGKITQTPRGAAFSVSQRAEHIWEGVSSATTRSRPIINTRDEPHADAEKYRRLHVIVGDSNMSETTTLLKVASCDLVLRMIEEGVVMRDLTMENPIRAIREISHDVSGRRRIRLANGREASALEIQAEYLGKARDFVDRRGISTPVIEQALDLWERGLKAIESDDLGLVDREIDWVIKWKLIEAYRAKHGLSLGHPRVAQLDLAYHDIHRGRGLYYLLEKRGLVARATSDLRIFEAKSVPPQTTRARLRGEFIRRAQERRRDFTVDWVHLKLNDQAQRTVLCKDPFRAHDERVQRLVDGM; this is encoded by the coding sequence ATGGACCGTCGGATCTTCGGGATCGAGAACGAGTACGGCGTCACGTGCACGTTCAAGGGCCAGCGCCGCCTCAGCCCCGACGAGGTGGCGCGCTACCTGTTCCGCAAGGTGGTCAGCTGGGGACGCAGCAGCAACGTGTTCCTGCGCAACGGCGCCCGGCTCTACCTCGACGTGGGCAGCCATCCCGAGTACGCCACGCCCGAGTGCGACGACATCGTCGAGCTGGTCACCCACGACAAGGCGGGGGAGCGGGTCCTGGAGGGGCTGCTCCAGGACGCCGAGCAGCGGCTCCACGACGAGGGCATCGCCGGGGAGATCTACCTGTTCAAGAACAACACCGACTCGGCCGGCAACTCCTACGGCTGCCACGAGAACTACCTGGTCGGGCGGGCGGGGGAGTTCAGCCGGCTCGCCGACATCCTGATCCCGTTCCTGGTGACCCGCCAGATGGTGGTGGGGGCCGGGAAGATCACCCAGACCCCGCGGGGCGCGGCGTTCAGCGTGAGCCAGCGCGCCGAGCACATCTGGGAGGGCGTGAGCAGCGCGACCACGCGCAGCCGGCCGATCATCAACACCCGCGACGAGCCGCACGCGGACGCCGAGAAGTACCGCCGACTGCACGTGATCGTCGGCGACTCGAACATGAGCGAGACGACCACGCTGCTCAAGGTCGCCAGCTGCGACCTGGTGCTGCGGATGATCGAGGAGGGCGTGGTGATGCGCGACCTCACGATGGAGAACCCGATCCGGGCGATCCGGGAGATCAGCCACGACGTCAGCGGTCGCCGCCGGATCCGGCTGGCCAACGGCCGCGAGGCCAGCGCCCTGGAGATCCAGGCGGAGTACCTCGGCAAGGCCCGCGACTTCGTGGACCGGCGCGGCATCAGCACCCCGGTCATCGAGCAGGCGCTGGACCTGTGGGAGCGGGGCCTGAAGGCGATCGAGTCCGACGACCTGGGCCTGGTCGACCGCGAGATCGACTGGGTGATCAAGTGGAAGCTGATCGAGGCCTACCGCGCCAAGCACGGGCTGTCGCTGGGCCACCCGCGCGTCGCCCAGCTCGACCTCGCCTACCATGACATCCACCGCGGCCGGGGCCTCTACTACCTGCTGGAGAAGCGCGGCCTGGTGGCACGGGCGACCAGCGACCTGCGGATCTTCGAGGCCAAGTCGGTGCCACCCCAGACCACCCGGGCCCGGCTGCGCGGCGAGTTCATCCGCCGGGCCCAGGAGCGGCGCCGGGACTTCACGGTCGACTGGGTGCACCTCAAGCTCAACGACCAGGCCCAGCGCACGGTCTTGTGCAAGGACCCGTTCCGGGCCCACGACGAGCGGGTGCAGCGCCTGGTCGACGGCATGTGA
- the prcA gene encoding proteasome subunit alpha, producing MSMPFYVSPEQLMKDRADFARKGIARGRSVVAVQYADGILFASENPSQALHKVSEIYDRIAFAAVGRYNEFENLRIAGVRLADMRGYAYDRRDVSGRALANAYAQTLGTIFSSGGEKPYEVELFVAEIADDAAEDQLYRLTYDGQVADEHGYAVMGGAAESVAGYLRERYTAGAPLAEALRLAVAALGHNETEDRVIPVEDLEVAVLDRTRSQPRKFLRLGPARLAPLLAERATGPGSGSGDAEAGAGHAADPVEAQDPEPPVAPPLS from the coding sequence ATGAGCATGCCGTTCTACGTCTCGCCCGAGCAGCTGATGAAGGACCGCGCTGACTTCGCGCGCAAGGGCATCGCCCGCGGCCGCTCGGTGGTCGCCGTGCAGTACGCCGACGGCATCCTGTTCGCGTCCGAGAACCCGTCCCAGGCGCTGCACAAGGTCTCCGAGATCTACGACCGGATCGCGTTCGCCGCGGTCGGCCGCTACAACGAGTTCGAGAACCTCCGCATCGCCGGGGTCCGGCTCGCCGACATGCGCGGCTACGCCTATGACCGCCGCGACGTCAGTGGCCGCGCGCTGGCCAACGCCTATGCGCAGACGCTGGGCACCATCTTCTCCAGCGGCGGCGAGAAGCCCTACGAGGTGGAGCTCTTCGTCGCCGAGATCGCCGACGACGCCGCCGAGGACCAGCTCTACCGGCTCACCTACGACGGTCAGGTGGCCGACGAGCACGGGTACGCCGTGATGGGCGGCGCCGCGGAGTCCGTCGCGGGATACCTGCGCGAGCGCTACACGGCCGGGGCCCCCCTCGCCGAGGCCCTGCGCCTCGCCGTCGCCGCCCTGGGCCACAACGAGACCGAGGACCGGGTGATCCCGGTCGAGGACCTCGAGGTGGCGGTCCTCGACCGCACCCGTAGCCAGCCCCGCAAGTTCCTCCGGCTCGGTCCGGCGCGGCTCGCCCCGCTCCTCGCCGAGCGGGCCACCGGCCCCGGCTCGGGCTCGGGCGATGCCGAGGCCGGTGCCGGTCACGCCGCCGACCCCGTTGAGGCCCAGGATCCCGAGCCTCCCGTCGCCCCGCCGTTGAGCTGA
- the prcB gene encoding proteasome subunit beta, which yields MSDPRLPAAYLQPGVSSFTDFLAVQAPDLLPGRRSLPAGQGDGLAPHGTTIVAATFPGGVVLAGDRRATMGNIIAQRDIQKVFATDEFTAVGIAGTAGLAVELVRLFQVELEHYEKIEGTVLSLDGKANRLSALIRGNLGMAMQGLAVVPLLAGYDLATARGRIFSYDVTGGRYEETGFHSVGSGSLFARGSLKKLYREDLTEADAVMVVVQALYDAAEDDSATGGPDVARRIFPVIQVVTAEGGRRLPDDEVAAVADRMIAARMSLPNGPVAELPGGDQR from the coding sequence GTGAGCGACCCCCGCCTGCCCGCGGCGTACCTGCAGCCCGGCGTCTCCTCGTTCACCGACTTCCTCGCCGTCCAGGCTCCCGACCTGCTTCCGGGCCGCCGCTCGCTGCCCGCCGGGCAGGGCGACGGCCTGGCCCCGCACGGCACCACGATCGTGGCCGCGACGTTCCCCGGGGGCGTCGTGCTGGCCGGGGACCGGCGGGCGACGATGGGCAACATCATCGCCCAGCGCGACATCCAGAAGGTCTTCGCGACCGATGAGTTCACAGCGGTCGGCATCGCCGGCACCGCGGGGCTCGCGGTCGAGCTGGTCCGGCTCTTCCAGGTCGAGCTCGAGCACTACGAGAAGATCGAGGGAACGGTGCTGTCCCTGGACGGCAAGGCCAACCGGCTCTCGGCGCTGATCCGCGGCAACCTCGGCATGGCGATGCAGGGGCTGGCGGTCGTGCCGCTGCTGGCCGGCTACGACCTGGCCACGGCGCGCGGACGGATCTTCAGCTACGACGTGACCGGCGGACGCTACGAGGAGACCGGGTTCCACTCGGTCGGCTCGGGGTCGCTGTTCGCCCGGGGCTCGCTGAAGAAGCTCTACCGCGAGGACCTCACCGAGGCCGACGCGGTGATGGTGGTCGTCCAGGCGCTCTACGACGCCGCCGAGGACGACTCCGCGACCGGCGGGCCGGACGTGGCGCGTCGGATCTTCCCGGTGATCCAGGTGGTCACCGCCGAGGGCGGCCGCCGGCTCCCCGACGACGAGGTGGCCGCGGTGGCCGACCGGATGATCGCCGCCCGGATGAGCCTGCCCAACGGACCGGTCGCCGAGCTGCCCGGAGGTGACCAGCGATGA
- a CDS encoding ubiquitin-like protein Pup has translation MAQEQKQPRKSSEADEATETAPESDVAERKEAIDSDVDGLLDEIDDVLESNAEDFVKSFIQKGGE, from the coding sequence ATGGCACAGGAGCAGAAGCAGCCGCGGAAGTCCTCTGAGGCCGACGAGGCCACCGAGACGGCGCCGGAGAGCGACGTCGCGGAGCGCAAGGAGGCCATCGACAGCGATGTCGACGGCCTGCTCGACGAGATCGACGACGTGCTGGAGTCCAACGCCGAGGACTTCGTGAAGTCCTTCATCCAGAAGGGCGGGGAGTGA
- the dop gene encoding depupylase/deamidase Dop produces MSVRRVMGTEVEYGISVQGDPQANPIVASSQVVNAYASATVRARRARWDFEEESPLRDARGFDMSRQVADAGQLTDEDLGLANVILTNGARLYVDHAHPEYSSPETTNPLDVVRWDKAGELVMLDAQRRAAQLPGGSAIALYKNNTDNKGASYGAHENYLMRRSTPFGQIVRHLTPFFVSRQVVAGSGRVGIGQDGRKAGFQISQRADYFEVEVGLETTLKRPIINTRDEPHADAEKYRRLHVIIGDANLAEISTYLKVGTTALVLAMIEDRFITVDLGLEAPVAALRAISHDPTLKRTVALRDGRRLTAVQLQLEYLDLAKKYVEDRYGADADAQTVDVLARWESVLDRLERDPMSLSRELDWVAKLNLLEQYRQRDGLDWDAAKLQLIDVQYSDIRPEKGLYQRLVAGGRIERLLDEGSVVAAMHDPPEDTRAYFRGRCLEKYAEHVAAASWDSVIFDLPGRESLQRVPTADPLRGSRAHVGALLDRCATAEELFAALTR; encoded by the coding sequence ATGAGCGTGCGCCGGGTGATGGGGACCGAGGTCGAGTACGGCATCTCGGTCCAGGGGGACCCCCAGGCCAACCCGATCGTGGCCTCCTCCCAGGTGGTCAACGCCTACGCCTCCGCGACCGTGCGCGCCCGCCGGGCCCGGTGGGACTTCGAGGAGGAGTCGCCGCTGCGCGACGCGCGCGGGTTCGACATGTCGCGGCAGGTGGCCGACGCCGGGCAGCTGACCGACGAGGACCTCGGGCTCGCGAACGTGATCCTCACCAACGGCGCGCGGCTCTACGTCGACCACGCCCACCCGGAGTACTCCAGCCCGGAGACCACCAACCCGCTGGACGTCGTGCGGTGGGACAAGGCGGGGGAGCTGGTGATGCTCGACGCGCAGCGCCGGGCCGCCCAGCTGCCCGGCGGCAGCGCGATCGCCCTGTACAAGAACAACACCGACAACAAGGGCGCCTCCTACGGCGCCCACGAGAACTACCTGATGCGCCGCTCCACGCCGTTCGGCCAGATCGTCCGGCACCTCACGCCGTTCTTCGTCAGCCGCCAGGTCGTCGCCGGCTCCGGCCGGGTCGGCATCGGCCAGGACGGCCGGAAGGCGGGCTTCCAGATCAGCCAGCGCGCCGACTACTTCGAGGTGGAGGTCGGCCTCGAGACCACCCTGAAGCGGCCGATCATCAACACCCGCGACGAGCCGCACGCGGACGCCGAGAAGTACCGCCGCCTGCACGTGATCATCGGTGACGCCAACCTCGCCGAGATCTCGACGTACCTCAAGGTCGGCACCACCGCGCTGGTGCTGGCGATGATCGAGGACCGGTTCATCACCGTGGACCTCGGCCTGGAGGCACCGGTCGCCGCACTGCGGGCGATCTCCCACGACCCCACCCTCAAGCGGACCGTCGCGCTGCGCGACGGTCGCCGGCTCACCGCGGTCCAGCTCCAGCTGGAGTACCTGGACCTGGCGAAGAAGTACGTCGAGGACCGGTACGGCGCCGACGCCGACGCCCAGACCGTCGACGTGCTGGCCAGGTGGGAGTCGGTGCTCGACCGCCTCGAGCGCGACCCGATGTCGCTCTCCCGGGAGCTGGACTGGGTCGCCAAGCTGAACCTGCTCGAGCAGTACCGCCAGCGCGACGGCCTGGACTGGGACGCGGCCAAGCTGCAGCTGATCGACGTGCAGTACTCCGACATCCGCCCCGAGAAGGGCCTCTACCAGCGGCTGGTCGCCGGCGGCCGGATCGAGCGGCTGCTCGATGAGGGGTCGGTGGTGGCGGCCATGCACGACCCGCCGGAGGACACCCGGGCCTACTTCCGCGGTCGGTGCCTGGAGAAGTACGCCGAGCACGTCGCTGCGGCGTCCTGGGACTCCGTCATCTTCGACCTCCCGGGCCGGGAATCGCTGCAGCGGGTGCCCACGGCCGACCCGCTGCGTGGCAGTCGGGCGCACGTGGGTGCGCTGCTGGACCGGTGCGCGACCGCAGAGGAGCTCTTCGCCGCACTCACGCGCTGA
- a CDS encoding class I SAM-dependent methyltransferase has translation MGWWERHVVPRLVDATLAQDPVTELRRRTCAGLRGRVLEIGFGSGLNVGCLPPAVEAVDAVEPSDVGWSRSAVRRGASAVPIRRTGTDGQRLAAGAASYDAVLVTFTLCTIPDAAAAAAEVRRVLRPGGTCCFLEHGLAPQPRVAAWQRRLEPTQRTVVGGCHLTRDPPALLTAAGLTLAELDQSYLPGPAAGRPWSYLSLGRAVLG, from the coding sequence ATGGGTTGGTGGGAGCGACACGTGGTGCCTCGCCTGGTCGACGCGACGCTGGCCCAGGACCCGGTGACCGAGCTGCGCCGCCGGACCTGCGCCGGGCTGCGGGGCCGAGTGCTCGAGATCGGGTTCGGCAGTGGCCTGAACGTGGGTTGCCTCCCCCCGGCCGTCGAGGCCGTCGACGCGGTCGAGCCCTCCGACGTCGGATGGTCCCGCTCGGCCGTACGCCGCGGCGCGAGCGCCGTGCCGATCCGCCGCACCGGCACCGACGGGCAGCGGCTCGCAGCCGGGGCCGCGTCGTACGACGCGGTGCTGGTCACGTTCACGCTGTGCACGATCCCCGACGCGGCCGCCGCGGCGGCCGAGGTACGCCGCGTCCTGCGGCCCGGCGGGACGTGCTGCTTCCTCGAGCACGGCCTCGCTCCCCAGCCGCGGGTCGCGGCCTGGCAGCGCCGGCTCGAGCCCACCCAGCGCACGGTCGTCGGCGGCTGCCATCTCACCCGGGATCCCCCGGCACTCCTCACCGCGGCCGGTCTGACCCTCGCCGAGCTGGACCAGTCGTATCTGCCTGGTCCGGCTGCCGGGCGGCCGTGGAGCTATCTGAGTCTGGGGCGGGCGGTCCTGGGGTAG